CGTGAGATTATTGGGGTGGAGAGAGGTGGCTCCGTTTATCTGAACAGCCGGGCCCTGTGCGACAAGTGGAATCATGCTGCGGTGTTGTGGGTTGCCGCGGGCGCCGGCAACGACCTCGCATAGCGCTCGTCCGGGGTCATCCCGCCGAGACTCGAATGGGGCCGCCGGCTATTGTAGAACACGAAGTACC
Above is a genomic segment from Chloroflexota bacterium containing:
- a CDS encoding transposase, with translation YFVFYNSRRPHSSLGGMTPDERYARSLPAPAATHNTAA